The stretch of DNA GCTTCGCACTCCTGCTCTGGAGTTCGCTCAAGCTCTTCCGGGGCATCGACACCGCCTTCGCCCGCATCTACGGCACCCCGGCCCGCGACTTCCTCGGGAGCCTCCGCGTCGGCGTGACGGTCCTCGTCGCCGTCGGCGTCGGCGCCCTCGGCGGTGTCGCCCTCGTCGGGGTCGTCGCCCTCCTCCGGGCGTCCACCGCCCTCCTCGCCCCGCTGACGTTTTTCGTCGTCCTCGTCGCCGCGCTCTTTCCGGTCTACTACCTGACGCCCGCGGCCGACGTGGCACCGCGCGAGGCGCTCCCCGGGACGCTGTTCTGTGCCGGCGGGTGGACGGTTTTCGGGACTGCCTTCGCGCTCTACGCGGCCGTCGCGACGACGAGCGGCCGGTTCGCGCTCTACGGCGCCCTCGGCGCTATCCTGCTGCTCGTGACTTGGTTCTACCTCGCCGGCCTCGTGCTCCTCGTCGGCGCGACGGTCAACGCCGTCGGCACCGATCGGATCGCCGACGTGGATCGGCAGGTACAACACTTGCCGGGCCGAGACCACGTGACGACGGCAATGACCGGCGACGACACGCGAACGGAGCCCTCTCCGGCACCGGACATCGAGGACCTCGCCGACCGACTCGACGAGGTGCGCGAGGATCTAGACGCCTTCGAGGCCGACGTGGAGGAGCGGACGGTCGATCGGCCGACCCTGGAGTCGGAACTGAAGGCGTACGTCCGCCGGCGGATGCGTCGCGGCCACGCCCGCGGCTGGGGTCCCTACCTCGTCCTCCTCTACGGGACGGTCATGACCCTCGGCGCGTTCTATCTCCTCTCCGACCTGATCGCGCTCGTCGCCATGATCGTGATCTTCCTCTCGACGCTCGGGCTGTACGTCCTCTTCGTCCTCTTCGGGGCGGGACTCTCCCTGCTCGGCAAACCGGGACAGGCCCTCGACGCACTCCGACGGTTCCGGCGCTGACCGGCCCGAGAGTATAACCCGATCCGCTCTCATCGACCACCCATGCTCCGCGTCGCCCGTCCGGTCGCCGACCGCAGCGTCGGCGAAACGGCCGTCGTCGAGGCGCTTCCGGACGCCGTCGTCGGTCTCTTTCACCTGCTCACCTACCTCGGCGACCCGGTGACACTCCTGTCACTCGTGGCCGTCGGCTATCTCCTCGCTGCCCACCTCGGCCTTCGGCCGACGCGGGTGGCGACCGTCATCGGCCTCGCTCTCGGGGGGCTCGCGCTGACGCTCGCGCTCAAGTACGGCTTCGCGCTCCCGCGTCCGCCGGGCGCCGGCGCGGACGGCTTCGGCTTCCCCAGCGGCCACGCCGTCGGTGCGACGGTTGTCTACGGCGGCGCCGCCGGACTGGTGTTCCCCGACGACCGGCGCGTGACGGGTGTCGCCGTCGCCATCGTCGCCGTCGTCGCCGCCTCACGCGTGATCGTCGGCGTCCACTACCTCGTCGACGCCGTCGTCGGCGTCGCCGTCGGCGTCGGCTACCTCGCCGTCGCCGTCCGACTCGGTCCCGGCCGGGCCGCGGACGAGGTGTCACCCGCCGGCGCTGCCCGGACGTTCGCCCTCGCCGCCGGCCTCGGTCTCGCTGCCGTGAGCGTCACGGTCGTCGTGGACACCGTCGCCGCTCTCGCTGCGGCCGTGGGCGGCTGGCTCGGCTGGCGGTTCGCCGGGGAGCGCGTCGCCGACGCGGCCGGCACGACCCGGCGACTCGTCGCGTCCGTGGCCGTCCTCCCGGCCGTCGGCCTCGCCGCCAGCCACGTCGCGACTGGCGACCCCTCGCTCCCCGTCGCCGCCGTCCTGACCGGGAGTGTCGTCGCGCTGGTCGTCGCCGTCCCCGGTCTGTCGGTGCTCGGTGCGCGGGACCGCCCGTCGTCGTGAGCGGCGTCGCTCGTCGCCGTCGTGTGCAAAAAAAAAAACCGTGATCGTGGCGGCTTAGAACTTCTCGAGGTAGCGGTCGATCTCCCAGTCGGAGACTTCGACGATGTACTCGCCGAACTCCTGTGATTTGGCCTCGACGAACTTCTCGCTGACGTGCTCGCCCATCGCGCTCTTGATGACCTCGTCCTCCTCGAAGGCCTCGACGGCCTCGCCGAGGTTCGACGGCAGGGTCGTGATGCCGTACTCCTCGCGTTTTGCCTCGTCGAACTCGTAGATGTTCTCGCGGACCGGGTCGGGGCAGTCGAGGTCGCGCTCGATGCCGTCGAGACCCGCGTGGATCATGGCCGCGAAGGCGAGATAGGGGTTACACGACGGGTCGGGCGAACGGAGTTCGATCCGGGAGGCCGCGGGGACGCGCGCGGCGGGCTTGCGGATGAGCGCCGAGCGGTTACGGTCGGACCAGGCGACGTAGACGGGCGCCTCGTAGCCCGGCACCAGCCGCTTGTAGCTGTTGACGGTCGGGTCCGCGATGGCCGTGATGGCCGGCGCGTGGTCGAGGATGCCCGCGAGGTAGCTCTTGGCCGTGTCGCTCAGGTTGAACTCGTCGTCCTCGTCGTGGAACGCGTTCTCGCCGTCCTCGGTGAACAGCGACATGTGGGTGTGCATCCCCGAGCCGTTGATCCGGGCGATGGGCTTGGGCATGAACGTCGCGTGCAGGTCGTGTTCGGCCGCGATGGCGCGCACGACCGAACGGAAGGTGGCGACGTTGTCCGCCGTCGAGAGGGCGTCGTCGTACGTGAAGTTGATCTCGTGTTGGCCCTGGGCGACCTCGTGGTGGGAGGCCTCGATATCGAAGCCCATGCTCTCCAGCCCGTAGATGATGTCACGGCGCACGTCGGAGGCCAGATCCTTCGGCGCGAGGTCGAAGTAGCCGCCGGCGTCGTTCGTCTTCGTCGTCGCGCGGCCGTCCTCGTCCTCCTCGAACAGGAAGAACTCCGGCTCGGGCGCCATGTTGACGCTGTAGCCCATCTCCTCGGCGCGCTCGATGGCGCTTTTGAGGACGCCACGCGGGTCGCCCGAGAACGGCTCGCCGGTCGACGTATCGACGACGTCACAGATGAGCCGTGCCGCCGCGCCGCCGTCGGAGCCGCCGTTCCGCCACGGGAGGACGGCGAACGTCTCCGGGTCGGGGTCGAGTCGCATGTCCGATTCCTGAATCCGCACGAAGCCGTCGATGGAGGAGCCGTCGAAGTAGATGCCCTCGGTGAACGCCTTCTCCGCCTGCGTCGCCGGTACCGAGACGTTCTTGACCGTCCCGAGGATGTCGGTGAACTGAAGTCGAAGGAAATCGACGTTTTTCTCGTCAATCTCGTCGATCACGTCTTGTTCCGTAGCCGTCAAACCGCCGTCAGTCGTCGCGTTTTCGTCCGTCATGTTCTGGACAGGGTTAATCTATACTCCTAGTATTAAGCCCTTTTTGTTGTCTGCAATTTCCTCTCGGTGTCGAACGGAATTGGATATTCGTAAACTTCTATACCCCCCGTACCGTGCGTAACTGCCATGACGTACGAAAATCTCGACGCCAAGCTGATCAACGCACTCCTCGGCGACGGGCGCGCCAGCCTCCGGAGTCTGGCCGAAGAACTCGACGTCTCCGTCACCACCGTCTCGAACCACCTGCGCGACTTGGAAGAAGAGGGCGTCATCGAGGGGTACACCCCGCGTGTCAACTACGGCGCCCTCGGCTACGACGTGACCGCCATCCTCCAGATGAAAGTCGAGGGGAGCGCCCTGCCCGACATCACCGACCGCCTCCAGGAACAGAAACAGATGGTCAGCGTCTACGAAGTCACCGGCGACTACGACGTCATCGCAGTCGGCAAGTTCGAAGATACCGACGGCATGAACGAGCAGATCAAGACCCTGCTGACCGACGCCGACATCCGCGAGTCAAACACGAGCGTCGTCCTCAACGCCGTCGTCGAGAACAAACAGTTCGAACTCGACGTCGACGACGAGTAAGCCCCGCGAGCAGCCGCGGCGGTCCGGTCCGGTCCGGTCGCCCGTCGCCCGTCGCCGAGTGGCGACGCCGTTTTCCGACGTCTCCAGCCCCACCCCTATCACGTTCGATCCCCGCGTCGGCCGCGGCAACGAGCCGTCGCGGCCCCCGTTATTCGAACCCCTCTTCGAACACGAACGTCCCGTTCCGCTGGACGACTTCGCCGTCCACCTCGATCACCGAGTCCTCGGACATGTCGACGATCATGTCGACGTGTTCGGCGCTCTCGTTACGCTCGTTGTCCTCGCCGACGGTGTCGGCGTAGGCGTTCCCCACCGCCATGTGGACGGTGTCGCCCATCTTCTCGTCGAACAGCATGTTGTACGTGAACCGGTCGATCGAGCGGTTCATCCCGATGCCGAGTTCGCCGAGGTAGCGCGCACCCTCGTCCGTCTCCAGAATGCCGGTCAGCACGTCCTCGTTGCGTTCGGCGCTGTGCCCGACCACCGTCCCGTTCTCGAACCGGAGGCGGGCGCCCTCGATTTCCTTGCCCTTGCGGTACAGCGGCACGTCGAAGTGGACGTCCCCCTCGACCGACTCCTTGACCGGTGCGGTGAACACCTCGCCGCCGGGGAGGTTGTGTTCGCCGTAGTCGTTGATCGTGTGGTTCCCCGCGACGGACATCGTCACGTCCGTCTCGTCGCCGCTTTCGATCCGCACCTCGTCGGCCCCATCTAGGAGTTCGACCATCTGAGCCTGGTGGTCACGCTGCTCGTCCCAGTCCAGGGTCACCGCGTCCCAGACGAAGTTCTCGTAGGCCTCGCTGCTCATCCCCGCGAGCTGGGCGTGACCGGAAGAGGGGAACTGCGTGAGACACCAGCGCTTACCCAGCCGCTCGTCGAGGACGGGTCGCATCGCCCGCCGGTAGGCCGCGTTCGTCTCCGGGGTCACGTCGCTCTGCTCGGAGACGTTCTCGCCGCCGCGGGCGATGACGAACGCGTCCGCCTCCTCGAAGAGCGCGAGCTGGTGGCTCGGCGTCTCGAACGCCTCCGCGTCGTTCGCGCGGAGATACGCCCGTGCCGCGCGCTCGGAGTTGTTCAGGTAGACGGGGGTGGCGCCCCGGTCACCCAGCACCTCGTGGAGCGCGACGGCGAGGTCCTCCGCCGCCGCCGGCATGCTGATGACTACGTTGTCGCCCGACTCGATGCGCGTCGAGTGATCGACGATGACCTCCGCGTGCGTGCGAATGCGCGGGTCCATACCGTCGTTTTCCGGGGCGGTCGGCAAAGCCTTTCGGAGTCGGGCGCAAACTCTTTCACCTCAGCTGACAAATTTGGAATGGTCGTCGACACCGACGGCCGAGCCAGCATGGAGACGTACATTAGCCTCGTAAGCTACACCGGCGAGGGCGTACAGCACATGGACGAGAGCCCGGACCGACTCGACGACGCCCGCGACGTCGCCGAGTCGATGGGGGGTGAACTGGCCGAGTTCTTCCTGACGATGGGGCGGTACGACGCCGTCGTAATCATGGAGATGCCGGACGCGGAGACGGCGACGCGGGCCGGGATCACCATCGCGGGCGCCGGTGCGGTCCGGACCGAGACGCTGCGGGCGTTCCCGGAGGACGAGTACCGCGAGTTGATCGACGGGCTGCCGTAGCGTCGGGGCCGCGCGTCGTCGCACACCCACACACCCGACCACAGAACGACGTGTGTCGGGTGTGCATAGCTTCGAACGCGACGCTACCACGACCTACCTCTTTTTCTCGTGGCCGACCCGAAATCCGGTATGTTCGACATCGACCTCCGATCCGACACCGTCACCCGCCCCTCCGACGCCATGCGCGACGCCGCTCGCGACGCCGACGTTGGCGACGACGTGTACCGCGACGACCCGACGATGAACGACCTCGAACGTCGCGCGGCTGCCCTCGTCGGCTGCGAGGACGCCCTCTTCGTCCCGACGGGGACGATGGGTAACCAGATCGCGGCGGGGGTTCACGCCGACCCCGGCAGCGAAGTCGTCGCCGACGCCGAGGCCCACGTCGTCCGCTGGGAACTCGGCGGTCTCGCCCGCAACGCCGGCCTTCAGACCCGCACCCTCGACGCCGAGAGCGGGGTCCTGACGCCCGAGCAGCTCCACACGGTCTGTCACGACGCGGATCTCCACCGCCCCGGCACCGGCCTCGTCTGTCTGGAGAACACGCACAACGCCCGCGGCGGCCTCGCGATTCCGGTCGACCGGATCCGGGCCGCCGCCGACGCGGCTCACGAGAGCGACGTGCCCGTCCACCTCGACGGCGCCCGCCTGTTCAACGCCTGCGTCGCCCTCGACGTCGACCCCGCCGAGATGGTCGCGCCCGTCGACTCCGTGTTGTTCTGTCTCTCGAAGGGTCTGGGCGCCCCCGTCGGCTCGGTCCTCGCCGGGAGCGAGGCGTTCGTCGACGAGGCCCGTCGGCTGCGGAAACTCCACGGCGGCGGGATGCGGCAGGTCGGTATCGTCGCCGCCCCCGGCCTCCTCGCCCTGGAGAACCGGACCCGACTGGCCGAGGATCACGAACACGCCGCCCGCCTCGCCGCGGGCTTGGATGCCCTCGACGGCCTGTCGGTTCCGACGCCGGAGACGAACATCGTCGTCGCCGACGTCTCGGACGCCCCGTTCGACGCGCCGGCGTTCGTCGACGCCTGCGCCGACCGCGGCGTCGGCTGTGGCGCCATCGACGACGCGTGCGTCCGGTTCTGTACCCACCTCGACGTGGACCGCGCGGCCGTCGAGACGGCGCTGGATCGGATCGAAACGATCTGCACGGGGTCGACGTAGACGAACCGCACCCGGTCGTCACGCGCCCGCAGTGTCTCCTCGCTCCGGCCGATGTCGGCGTCGATGTCGTCGGAACGCGACTGCGTTCTGACTGCTACCCAGCAATCTCCGATTTCTGGTGATGTCGTCGGTCACGGGTTCGGGAGCGAAGCTCACGTCGGCGGCGACGAGGAGGCCTTCGGCCCGACGAACATCGTCCGGACCCGGTCGACGTGGGACACGCCGGGGTGGTCCCGCACATCGACCGGAAGTCGGCTTCCAGCGCCTTCGGTGCGCCCTCGCCGAGCAAGAGCCGCTTGTCCCCCCACGCCAGCGCGAGCGCGACGCTCATCAGGAGGCGGCCGATGAGCGCCGCGGAGACGGCGTCGTAGACGTAGTTCCCCGTCGCCGGCGCTCGTCGTTCGCCTTCACGAACGCGATGGCGCCGTTCGCGACGAGGGCGGCCAGCACCACCGATTGCTACCTGCCACGGTCGGCCCGTCGGCTGGCCGCCGATTCAACCTTCCGACCGAAACGGAGTTGCGGGTGGGCCGACATCTCCCGCCATGCTCGCCGTCTGCTCCGACACGCACGGCACCGACGACGCCCGCCTGACCGGCCGCACTCGCGAGGCCGTCGACGCCGCGGACCTCGTAATCCACGCCGGCGACTTCACGACGCCGGCCGTGCTCGACGACTTCCGGGACCGCGCCGACCGGCTCGTCGCGGTCCACGGCAACGCCGACACCGCCGCAGTCCGGGAGCGCCTGCCCCCGGCCGCGACGACGACGTACGCGGGCGTCCGGATCGCCGTCACCCACACCGAACGCGGCGGGACGACGGCGCTCTCGCTGTTCGGGCGCCAACGGGGGGCCCCCCTCGTCGTCTCCGGCCACACCCACCGGCCGACGGTCGACGCGCCCGAGGCGGGGCCGGCCCTTCTCAATCCGGGGAGTCACGCCGATCCGCGGGGGAATCGCCCGGGGCACGCCGAACTGTGGCCGGCGGGTAGCGACGACGCGCCCCGGGAGGCCGACGCCGACGTGGAGACGGGTCTCGTCGGCGTCGTTCGCACTCCGGACGGCGGGGTGATCCATCGGTTTCGCGTGCCGCCGGTCTGACGAGAAGTGGAGGGCCGAAGCGAGGTCGGGGGACCACGCGCTCTCGTCTACAGCGGTGAGGATATTATAAACGGCGTAGGCTCAAAGCGCCGTTGTAGCTTTCCCCACCCGCCGGCGCCTCGACCCCGAAACGGCTTTGTGCGCGCCGGGCTACCTCCCGACCATGCAGGCGTTCGTCCTCCAGTTCTCCGGCCTCCTCGAAGACCCCGTCTTCCTCGGGTTGGTGGCGGTGATGCTCCTGCTCGTCTTCTTCGGCTACCTCCTCGTCCGCCGAACGCTCCTCTCGCTCCGCGAGGGGTACGACGAGGGGTATCGCTGATCGCCCCCCCCGGCTCGCCGGCCGCGCCCGACATCCATTAGTACCCCCCTCGCACAGACGGATACGCTTCGATGGTTGCCACCGGTACGCTACTGACGTTCGTCGTCGCCGCCCTCGCCAGTCTCTTTATGGCGTGGGCCATCGGCGCCGGCTCCTCGGGATCGACACCGTTCGCCGCCGCCGTCGGCGCCAACGCAATCTCCGTGATGCGTGCCGGCTTCGTCGTCGGCTTGCTCGGCTTCGCCGGCGCGGTGTTACAGGGGGCGAACGTCACCGAGGCGGTCGGCACCCAGCTCATCGGCGGCGTCTCGCTCACCGCCACCGCCGCCATCGTCGGCCTGCTCACCGCCGCAGGTCTCGTCGCCGTCGGCGTCTTCACCGGCTACCCCATCGCCACGGCCTTCACCGTCACCGGCGCCGTCGTCGGCGTCGGCCTCGCGCTCGGCGGCGACCCCGCGTGGCCGAAATACCGACAGATAGCGACGCTGTGGATACTGACTCCCTTCGTCGGCGGCGGCGCCGCGTACGCCACGGCGCGGCTCCTCCGGGCGCCGCGCGTCCCCGAACGCTACGCCATCTCGATTCTCGGCGCCCTCGTCGGCCTCCTCGTCGCCACCATCGAGTTCAGCCTCCTCGGACCGGCCGGCGAATCGGCGTCCATCGCCGCGACCATCGGCGCCGACCTCCCGGTCGGGGGGCGGTTCGTCGCGACCGCCTGTGCGCTCCTCGTCGCCGCCGTCCTCTACTACGGGCTCGTCACCGATCCCGAGGCCGCCCAGCGCCGCTTTCTCCTGTCGCTCGGCGGCCTCGTCGCTTTCTCGGCCGGCGGGAGCCAGGTCGGCCTCGCCATCGGCCCGCTCGTGCCGCTCCTCGACGACGTCGCGGTCCCGCTGCCTGCCGTGCTCGCGGGCGGCGGGTTCGGACTCCTCCTCGGCTCCTGGACCGGCGCTCCGCGCATGATCAAGGCGCTCGCACAGGATTACTCCTCGCTCGGCCCCCGCCGCTCCATCGCGGCGCTCATCCCCTCCTTCGCCATCGCGCAGGCCGCCGTCGCCTTCGGCATCCCCGTCTCGTTCAACGAAATCGTCGTCTCCGCGATCATCGGGTCGGGGTACGCCGCCGGTGGCGGCGGCGTCAGCCGTCGGAAGCTGCTCTACACCGTCTTCGCCTGGATCGGCTCGTTGCTCCTCGCGCTCGGGGTCGGCTACGCCGTCTTCACCGCCTTCGACGCGCTGTTCGCGTGACGGTCACTCCTCGGGTTTCGGTTCGTCGACCGGCTCCGCCGCCGCGTCGTCGCCCCGGTCGTGGATCGTGAGTCGCGCCTTCATGATTCGGGTGTTGTCCACCTGCTCGATCCGAATGGTGATGCTGTCGTACTCGATCGTCTCGCCTTCCTCGACGAGGCGGCCGGCGCGGTTGAAGATGAACCCGGCGAGCGTCTCGAACTCCTCGCCCTCCGGCAGATCGAGATCGAGGGTCTCGTTCACTTCGTCGATGTTGACCTCGCCGCGGACGATCACCACGTCGTCCTCGACGAACTCGAACGGCTCCTCCTCGTCGCCCTCGAGGATGTCCCCGACGATCTCCTCGACCATGTCCTCCAGCGTGATCAACCCCTCCGTGGTGCCGAACTCGTCGATGACGATGACCATGCGCATCCGGTTGTCCTGAATCTCCTCCAGCAGCTCGTCGACGTTCTTCGACTCGGGAACGTGGAGGGTCGGCTGGACCACGTCCGTTAGGTCGCTCGCCCCCTCGCCGTAATCCTTCTCGCGGATGAGGTCCCGAAGGGTGACGATGCCGATGATGTTGTCGAGGTTGCCCTCGTAGACGGGGATGCGCTCGTGATCGCTCTGGACGCAGGTCTCGATGGCTTCGTCGAGGGTTGCGTCTTTGGGGACGGCCGTCATGTCGAGCCGCGGCGTCATCACCTCCTTGGCGATGGTGCGGTTGAACCGGAAGATGCGCTGGAACATCTCGCGTTCCTCCTCCTCGATCACCCCCTCGCGCTCCCCGGTCTGGATCATGTTCTGGATCTCGTCCCGGGTGACGTACGTCGTCTCGATGGCCGAGCGCCCGCCGGTGACGCGGTTGACGATGCGGGTGAGGTAGTCGAAGACGACAACCAGCGGCAGCAACGCCAGCTCCGAATACTTGAGCGGGCTCGCGATCCGAAGCGCCCACGACTCCGTGTTCTCGACCGCGTAGGACTTGGGCGCGCTCTCCCCGAACAGGAGCACGAGCGTGGTGATCCCGAACGTCGCCGCGAGGACGGCCTGCCCCTGCGAGAGGTAGATGGCGAAGAGGCCGGTGGCGATGGAGGACATCGCGATGTTGACGATGTTGTTGCCGACGAGAATCGTGATCAGGAGCCGGTGCGGGTCGGATTTCAGTTCCTGAACCACCGCGGCTCCGGGGACACCGTCCTCGACGAGCGACTCGACCCGGTGGCGAGCCAGCGAAAACATCGCGATCTCCGAGGAGGAGAAAAACGCCGACAGCGCGATCAACACTAAAATTGCCAGCGATCCGGCAATGGTGACGGTCGTGTCGGTCAGTGGCACGAATTCGGAGAGCTGCGCCACGCTCCCGACTCCGGCGGCGCTCGCTGTCGACGACAAACCCATGGAAGTACTGATGCTTGTCACGGCCCTGAATTAAGCGTTGCCCTACGAGGCCCGTATCAGCCGAACGAAGGGCTTAGGCCCGCGGCTGTCGTACGGGGTCACATGTCAGCGAGCGATCCGTCGATCACCCTGTATCGGCTGCAGGCCTGCCCGTACTGCGAGCGCGTCGTTCGGGTGCTTGAGGACCTCGACCTCGATTACACCTCGCGGTTCGTCGAACCCATGCACTCCGAGCGGAACGTGGTCAAACGGGTCGCCGGCTCCCGTCCCGTCCCCGCCATCGTCGACGAACGTACCGGCGTCACCATGTCCGAGTCGGCGAACGTCGTCGAGTATCTCGAATCCACGTATGGCTCCGGCCTCGTCGACGGGGGTGCCGACTGATGGTCGAGTTCGACGTCGTGTCCCTCCCCGAGGCCGACCACGTCGCCGAGGGCGACACCGCCCCCGAGTTCACCCGCCCGCTCGTCAACGACGAGTTCTGGACGGACACCGCCCTCTCCGAGTTGACCGACGACGGCCCCGTCTGTCTCGTCTTCTACCCCATGGACGGCGCCTTCCCCGCGACGTACATCTGGAACGAACTCCGTGACCGCGCGTTCGACGACCTGCTCACGGTCGTCGGCGTCTCCATCTCGACGCCGTACGCCCACAAGCGGCTCATCGCGGACCGGGGCATGAACTACGACCTCTTCGCCGACCCCGCGAACGGCGTCGCCGAACGGTACGGCATCGCCCACGACCTGGACGGCATGGCCGGCGTCTCCGAACCCCGCCCCGCCACCTTCCTGCTCGACGGGGACCGCACCGTCCAGTACGCGTGGGTCGCCGAGGAGTGGCCCGACTTCCCACCGTACGACGACCTCGAACGCGAAATCCGGGCACTCGTCGACTGAATGAGCGTCGACGACGCCGCCACCGCCGTCCGCGAGGGCCACGCCGTCGTCTACCCGACCGAGACGGTGTACGGCCTCGGCGCCGACGCCACCGACCCCGACGCCGTCGAGCGCGTCTTCGAGTTGAAGGGCCGGTCACGAGGGAAGCCGCTCTCGCTCGGCGTGCCCTCCGTCGACGCCGCCCTCGAGTACACCCGGCCGACGGAGCGGGAAGAGCGGTTCATGCGCCGGTTTCTCCCCGGTCCCGTGACCGTCGTCGTCGACCGCCGTCCCTCGCTCCCCGACGCCCTCACTGCCGGCCGGGACCGGGTCGGCGTCCGCGTCCCCGACCACGAGACGGCGCTCGAACTGCTCGAACGGGCGCCGCCGCTCACCGCCACCAGCGCCAACCGCTCCGGAGCGCCGAGTGTCACCCGCGTCGCCGACCTCGACGACCGCATCCGCGAGGGCGTCGCCGTCGTCGTCGACGGCGGCGAGGCGCCGGGCACCGAGAGCACCGTCGTCGACCCCGGCGAGGGCACCATCCACCGCCGCGGCGCGATGAGCGACGAGATCGAGGCGTGGCTACAGGCCCAGTAACGACCGGAGCGACCGCGTCCGCACCCCACACTCCTCGCGGTAGTCGCAGGCGTCGCACTTCGCCTCGTCGTCGATCCGCGGCGGCGGGCCGTCGAGGTCCCCGAGCGTCCGCACCGTCTCCCGGTAGGCCGCCCGGTTCCGCGTCGTCAGCCGAACCTCCCGGACGACGCCATGGGCCGGGTACTCCACCAGCGCCGCCGGAACCTCGCGCCCACGCTCCCAGGCCAGCGCCTTCGCCATCGCCACCGCCCGCACCCGCTGTGGGCGCCACACACCCCGCGCCGGTGGTTCGCCCGGCGAGACGAACGTCGGTATCGGCGGGT from Haloplanus salinus encodes:
- a CDS encoding phosphatase PAP2 family protein, whose amino-acid sequence is MLRVARPVADRSVGETAVVEALPDAVVGLFHLLTYLGDPVTLLSLVAVGYLLAAHLGLRPTRVATVIGLALGGLALTLALKYGFALPRPPGAGADGFGFPSGHAVGATVVYGGAAGLVFPDDRRVTGVAVAIVAVVAASRVIVGVHYLVDAVVGVAVGVGYLAVAVRLGPGRAADEVSPAGAARTFALAAGLGLAAVSVTVVVDTVAALAAAVGGWLGWRFAGERVADAAGTTRRLVASVAVLPAVGLAASHVATGDPSLPVAAVLTGSVVALVVAVPGLSVLGARDRPSS
- a CDS encoding aminopeptidase, which gives rise to MDPRIRTHAEVIVDHSTRIESGDNVVISMPAAAEDLAVALHEVLGDRGATPVYLNNSERAARAYLRANDAEAFETPSHQLALFEEADAFVIARGGENVSEQSDVTPETNAAYRRAMRPVLDERLGKRWCLTQFPSSGHAQLAGMSSEAYENFVWDAVTLDWDEQRDHQAQMVELLDGADEVRIESGDETDVTMSVAGNHTINDYGEHNLPGGEVFTAPVKESVEGDVHFDVPLYRKGKEIEGARLRFENGTVVGHSAERNEDVLTGILETDEGARYLGELGIGMNRSIDRFTYNMLFDEKMGDTVHMAVGNAYADTVGEDNERNESAEHVDMIVDMSEDSVIEVDGEVVQRNGTFVFEEGFE
- a CDS encoding YihY/virulence factor BrkB family protein; translated protein: MSARSRLGRARTVVREARARDATLLAASIAYYAFVSLLPLLVLTAVVATTLGGAELRTAALALAGRYLLPVGQALVGEALANTTGRGGVTVVGFALLLWSSLKLFRGIDTAFARIYGTPARDFLGSLRVGVTVLVAVGVGALGGVALVGVVALLRASTALLAPLTFFVVLVAALFPVYYLTPAADVAPREALPGTLFCAGGWTVFGTAFALYAAVATTSGRFALYGALGAILLLVTWFYLAGLVLLVGATVNAVGTDRIADVDRQVQHLPGRDHVTTAMTGDDTRTEPSPAPDIEDLADRLDEVREDLDAFEADVEERTVDRPTLESELKAYVRRRMRRGHARGWGPYLVLLYGTVMTLGAFYLLSDLIALVAMIVIFLSTLGLYVLFVLFGAGLSLLGKPGQALDALRRFRR
- a CDS encoding inorganic phosphate transporter yields the protein MVATGTLLTFVVAALASLFMAWAIGAGSSGSTPFAAAVGANAISVMRAGFVVGLLGFAGAVLQGANVTEAVGTQLIGGVSLTATAAIVGLLTAAGLVAVGVFTGYPIATAFTVTGAVVGVGLALGGDPAWPKYRQIATLWILTPFVGGGAAYATARLLRAPRVPERYAISILGALVGLLVATIEFSLLGPAGESASIAATIGADLPVGGRFVATACALLVAAVLYYGLVTDPEAAQRRFLLSLGGLVAFSAGGSQVGLAIGPLVPLLDDVAVPLPAVLAGGGFGLLLGSWTGAPRMIKALAQDYSSLGPRRSIAALIPSFAIAQAAVAFGIPVSFNEIVVSAIIGSGYAAGGGGVSRRKLLYTVFAWIGSLLLALGVGYAVFTAFDALFA
- the glnA gene encoding type I glutamate--ammonia ligase is translated as MTDENATTDGGLTATEQDVIDEIDEKNVDFLRLQFTDILGTVKNVSVPATQAEKAFTEGIYFDGSSIDGFVRIQESDMRLDPDPETFAVLPWRNGGSDGGAAARLICDVVDTSTGEPFSGDPRGVLKSAIERAEEMGYSVNMAPEPEFFLFEEDEDGRATTKTNDAGGYFDLAPKDLASDVRRDIIYGLESMGFDIEASHHEVAQGQHEINFTYDDALSTADNVATFRSVVRAIAAEHDLHATFMPKPIARINGSGMHTHMSLFTEDGENAFHDEDDEFNLSDTAKSYLAGILDHAPAITAIADPTVNSYKRLVPGYEAPVYVAWSDRNRSALIRKPAARVPAASRIELRSPDPSCNPYLAFAAMIHAGLDGIERDLDCPDPVRENIYEFDEAKREEYGITTLPSNLGEAVEAFEEDEVIKSAMGEHVSEKFVEAKSQEFGEYIVEVSDWEIDRYLEKF
- a CDS encoding threonine aldolase family protein; translation: MFDIDLRSDTVTRPSDAMRDAARDADVGDDVYRDDPTMNDLERRAAALVGCEDALFVPTGTMGNQIAAGVHADPGSEVVADAEAHVVRWELGGLARNAGLQTRTLDAESGVLTPEQLHTVCHDADLHRPGTGLVCLENTHNARGGLAIPVDRIRAAADAAHESDVPVHLDGARLFNACVALDVDPAEMVAPVDSVLFCLSKGLGAPVGSVLAGSEAFVDEARRLRKLHGGGMRQVGIVAAPGLLALENRTRLAEDHEHAARLAAGLDALDGLSVPTPETNIVVADVSDAPFDAPAFVDACADRGVGCGAIDDACVRFCTHLDVDRAAVETALDRIETICTGST
- the lrp gene encoding HTH-type transcriptional regulator Lrp, whose translation is MTYENLDAKLINALLGDGRASLRSLAEELDVSVTTVSNHLRDLEEEGVIEGYTPRVNYGALGYDVTAILQMKVEGSALPDITDRLQEQKQMVSVYEVTGDYDVIAVGKFEDTDGMNEQIKTLLTDADIRESNTSVVLNAVVENKQFELDVDDE
- a CDS encoding metallophosphoesterase, with protein sequence MLAVCSDTHGTDDARLTGRTREAVDAADLVIHAGDFTTPAVLDDFRDRADRLVAVHGNADTAAVRERLPPAATTTYAGVRIAVTHTERGGTTALSLFGRQRGAPLVVSGHTHRPTVDAPEAGPALLNPGSHADPRGNRPGHAELWPAGSDDAPREADADVETGLVGVVRTPDGGVIHRFRVPPV
- a CDS encoding GYD domain-containing protein, giving the protein MVVDTDGRASMETYISLVSYTGEGVQHMDESPDRLDDARDVAESMGGELAEFFLTMGRYDAVVIMEMPDAETATRAGITIAGAGAVRTETLRAFPEDEYRELIDGLP
- a CDS encoding DUF7859 family protein, producing the protein MQAFVLQFSGLLEDPVFLGLVAVMLLLVFFGYLLVRRTLLSLREGYDEGYR